One genomic window of Mus musculus strain C57BL/6J chromosome 4, GRCm38.p6 C57BL/6J includes the following:
- the Cdc20 gene encoding cell division cycle protein 20 homolog, translating into MAQFVFESDLHSLLQLDAPIPNAPVARWQRKAKEATGPAPSPMRAANRSHSAGRTPGRTPGKSSSKVQTTPSKPGGDRFIPQRSASQMEVASFLLSKENQPEDRGTPTKKEHQKAWSLNLNGFDVEEAKILRLSGKPQNAPEGYQNRLKVLYSQKATPGSSRKTCRYIPSLPDRILDAPEIRNDYYLNLVDWSSGNVLAVALDNSVYLWNAGSGDILQLLQMEQPGDYISSVAWIKEGNYLAVGTSNAEVQLWDVQQQKRLRNMTSHSARVSSLSWNSYILSSGSRSGHIHHHDVRVAEHHVATLSGHSQEVCGLRWAPDGRHLASGGNDNIVNVWPSGPGESGWAPLQTFTQHQGAVKAVAWCPWQSNILATGGGTSDRHIRIWNVCSGACLSAVDVHSQVCSILWSPHYKELISGHGFAQNQLVIWKYPTMAKVAELKGHTARVLGLTMSPDGATVASAAADETLRLWRCFEMDPALRREREKASVAKSSLIHQGIR; encoded by the exons ATGGCGCAGTTCGTGTTCGAGAGCGATTTGCACTCACTGCTTCAACTGGACGCACCCATCCCCAATGCCCCGGTTGCGCGCTGGCAGCGCAAAGCAAAGGAAGCCACAGGCCCAGCCCCCTCGCCCATGCGGGCCGCCAACAGATCACACAGCGCCGGGCGGACCCCGGGCCGAACTcctg gcAAATCTAGTTCCAAGGTTCAGACCACCCCTAGCAAACCTGGAGGTGACCGCTTTATCCCCCAACGCAGTGCTTCTCAAATGGAGGTGGCCAGCTTCCTCTTAAGCAAGGAAAACCAGCCGGAAGACAGGGGGACGCCCACCAAAAAG GAGCATCAGAAAGCCTGGTCTCTCAACCTGAACGGTTTTGATGTGGAGGAAGCCAAGATCCTCAGGCTCAGCGGCAAACCTCAGAATGCCCCAGAAG GCTACCAGAACAGACTGAAAGTACTGTACAGTCAGAAAGCCACGCCTGGCTCCAGCAGGAAGACTTGCAGATACATCCCTTCTCTGCCAGACAGGATCCTTGATGCCCCCGAAATCCGGAATGACTACT ACCTGAATCTTGTAGATTGGAGCTCTGGAAATGTATTGGCTGTGGCACTGGACAACAGTGTGTACTTATGGAACGCTGGTTCTGGTGACATCCTGCAGTTGTTGCAAATGGAGCAGCCTGGAGACTACATATCCTCGGTGGCCTGGATCAAGGAGGGCAACTACCTAGCTGTAGGCACCAGCAATGCTGAGGTCCAG CTCTGGGATGTGCAGCAGCAGAAACGACTTCGAAACATGACCAGTCACTCCGCTCGAGTAAGCTCCCTCAGTTGGAACAGCTATATCCTATCCAG TGGTTCACGGTCTGGCCACATCCACCACCATGATGTTCGGGTAGCAGAACACCATGTGGCCACACTGAGTGGCCATAGCCAGGAAGTATGTGGGCTTCGCTGGGCCCCAGATGGACGACATCTGGCAAGTGGTGGCAATGATAACATTGTCAACGTGTGGCCTAGTGGTCCTGGAGAAAGTGGATGGGCTCCCCTGCAAACATTCACTCAACATCAAGGCGCTGTCAag GCTGTGGCATGGTGTCCCTGGCAGTCCAATATCCTGGCAACAGGAGGAGGAACCAGTGACCGGCACATTCGCATTTGGAACGTCTGCTCAGGGGCCTGTCTGAGTGCTGTGGATGTGCATTCCCAG GTGTGCTCCATCCTCTGGTCTCCCCACTATAAGGAGCTGATCTCAGGTCACGGCTTTGCCCAGAACCAGCTGGTTATTTGGAAGTATCCAACCATGGCCAAGGTGGCTGAGCTCAAAG GACACACAGCACGGGTCCTGGGTCTTACAATGAGTCCAGATGGGGCCACAGTGGCATCAGCAGCAGCTGATGAGACTCTACGGTTGTGGCGCTGCTTTGAGATGGACCCTGCCCTTCGGCGTGAGCGGGAAAAAGCCAGTGTAGCTAAAAGTAGCCTCATCCACCAAGGCATCCGTTGA
- the Elovl1 gene encoding elongation of very long chain fatty acids protein 1 isoform 2 (isoform 2 is encoded by transcript variant 3), with protein sequence MRFLMSGWLSTYTWRCDPIDFSNSPEALRMVRVAWLFMLSKVIELMDTVIFILRKKDGQVTFLHVFHHSVLPWSWWWGIKIAPGGMGSFHAMINSSVHVVMYLYYGLSALGPVAQPYLWWKKHMTAIQLIQFVLVSLHISQYYFMPSCNYQYPIIIHLIWMYGTIFFILFSNFWYHSYTKGKRLPRAVQQNGAPATTKVKAN encoded by the exons ATGCGG TTTCTGATGTCTGGTTGGCTGAGTACCTACACCTGGCGCTGTGACCCCATAGACTTTTCCAATAGCCCTGAAGCACTTCGG ATGGTTCGAGTGGCCTGGCTCTTCATGCTTTCCAAGGTCATTGAGCTGATGGACACA GTGATATTTATCCTCCGGAAGAAGGACGGGCAAGTGACCTTCCTCCATGTCTTCCACCACTCGGTGCTTCCCTGGAGTTGGTGGTGGGGGATAAAAATTGCTCCAG GAGGAATGGGCTCCTTCCATGCCATGATAAACTCCTCTGTACATGTCGTCATGTACCTCTACTATGGATTGTCTGCCCTTGGCCCTGTGGCCCAGCCCTACCTTTGGTGGAAGAAACATATGACTGCCATTCAGCTG ATCCAGTTTGTCCTGGTCTCACTGCACATCAGCCAATACTACTTCATGCCCAGCTGCAACTACCAGTACCCCATCATCATCCACCTCATCTGGATGTATGGCACCATCTTCTTCATACTGTTCTCCAATTTCTGGTATCACTCTTACACCAAGGGGAAGCGGCTGCCCCGTGCAGTTCAGCAAAATGGAGCTCCAGCTACCACCAAGGTCAAGGCCAACTGA
- the Elovl1 gene encoding elongation of very long chain fatty acids protein 1 isoform X1 produces the protein MEAVVNLYHELMKHADPRIQSYPLMGSPLLITSILLTYVYFILSLGPRIMANRKPFQLRGFMIVYNFSLVILSLYIVYEFLMSGWLSTYTWRCDPIDFSNSPEALRMVRVAWLFMLSKVIELMDTVIFILRKKDGQVTFLHVFHHSVLPWSWWWGIKIAPGGMGSFHAMINSSVHVVMYLYYGLSALGPVAQPYLWWKKHMTAIQLIQFVLVSLHISQYYFMPSCNYQYPIIIHLIWMYGTIFFILFSNFWYHSYTKGKRLPRAVQQNGAPATTKVKAN, from the exons ATGGAGGCTGTTGTGAACTTGTACCACGAGCTGATGAAGCATGCGG ATCCCCGGATCCAAAGCTACCCTCTGATGGGGTCCCCCTTGCTAATAACATCCATCCTTCTGACCTATGTGTACTTCATCCTATCGCTTGGGCCTCGAATCATGGCTAATCGGAAGCCCTTCCAACTTCGAGGCTTCATGATTGTCTACAATTTCTCACTGGTGATACTCTCCCTCTACATTGTCTATGAG TTTCTGATGTCTGGTTGGCTGAGTACCTACACCTGGCGCTGTGACCCCATAGACTTTTCCAATAGCCCTGAAGCACTTCGG ATGGTTCGAGTGGCCTGGCTCTTCATGCTTTCCAAGGTCATTGAGCTGATGGACACA GTGATATTTATCCTCCGGAAGAAGGACGGGCAAGTGACCTTCCTCCATGTCTTCCACCACTCGGTGCTTCCCTGGAGTTGGTGGTGGGGGATAAAAATTGCTCCAG GAGGAATGGGCTCCTTCCATGCCATGATAAACTCCTCTGTACATGTCGTCATGTACCTCTACTATGGATTGTCTGCCCTTGGCCCTGTGGCCCAGCCCTACCTTTGGTGGAAGAAACATATGACTGCCATTCAGCTG ATCCAGTTTGTCCTGGTCTCACTGCACATCAGCCAATACTACTTCATGCCCAGCTGCAACTACCAGTACCCCATCATCATCCACCTCATCTGGATGTATGGCACCATCTTCTTCATACTGTTCTCCAATTTCTGGTATCACTCTTACACCAAGGGGAAGCGGCTGCCCCGTGCAGTTCAGCAAAATGGAGCTCCAGCTACCACCAAGGTCAAGGCCAACTGA